One Mycoavidus sp. HKI genomic region harbors:
- a CDS encoding lipid asymmetry maintenance protein MlaB — translation MAVFSTGTALTHVSAMAELEAGLAYITTNSAEAVRIDCTSVARFDSSALAVLLAWFRAAQVRGKTLEVLNLPAKLKSLARAYGVDELLKL, via the coding sequence ATGGCAGTGTTTTCAACCGGAACAGCGCTTACACATGTAAGCGCCATGGCTGAACTTGAAGCGGGTTTAGCCTATATCACAACAAACTCAGCAGAAGCGGTGCGCATCGACTGCACGTCAGTTGCGCGGTTTGATTCGTCTGCGCTGGCGGTTTTGCTTGCTTGGTTCCGAGCAGCTCAAGTACGGGGAAAGACGCTTGAGGTGCTTAATTTGCCGGCCAAGCTTAAGAGCTTGGCGCGGGCTTATGGGGTTGATGAGTTATTGAAATTATAA